The following DNA comes from Candidatus Thermoplasmatota archaeon.
ATTTGTGGGCATTATGATACAGTGTCTGGTAGCCCTGGTGCTGATGATGATGGTTCAGGTGTTGTTGCTGTTATGACAGCAGCTTATATTATGAGTCAATACGTTTTTAACTACACTATTAGGTTCGTAACATTTTCTGGAGAAGAGCAGGGTCTTTTGGGGAGTGAGGTGTACGCGCAACAGGCTGCTGCGCAAGGGGAGAACATTGTTGGTGTGCTTAATGCTGATATGATAGGGTTTGCTTTATCAGCTTATGATGGGAGCAACTTAAAAGTGTATGAGGATACCGCATCTGAATGGCTTTACACATTCACAAATAATGTGAAAAATCAATATAATGACTATATACATTTAAATCTGTTACACAGTGGGTACACGTGGGGGAGTGACCACAACTCTTTCTGGGACTATGGTTATTGTGCGCTGTTTTACCATGAGTACAATTTTAATGATTATTACCACTCACCCGAGGATACCATTGAAAACATGAACATTACTTATGCTACAAAAGTTACAAGGATTATGCTTGCTACACTTGCTGAACTCGCTCACCCTAGTTACCCTAGCAACCCCCCGGCTGTACCAACAATCACTGGTCCAATAAACGGTGTCATAAACCAAGAATATACATATACTGTTGTTACAACCGACCCAGACGATGACGATGTTTACTACTACATTGACTGGGGAGATGGAACAAATAGCGGGTGGCTTGGTCCATATACCTCTGGGGCACCAATACAATCATCACACACATGGCTAGGTTTAGGTAGTTACCAGGTTAGAGTGAAAGCAAAAGACATAAATGCCGCTCAAAGCACTTGGTCAGAACCACTAGTTGTAACAATATTTGGTAATGCGCCGCCAAACAAACCAACAATAGATGGCCCAACAAACGGAAAAATTGGAGTAACCTATCAATATAATATCACTGCAACAGACCCAGATGGAGACCAAGTTTATCTTTTTGTGTCATGGGGTGACAACACCAACACC
Coding sequences within:
- a CDS encoding M28 family peptidase, producing MVPATAFSTAVEVKKPITKTVSLDLVSQTESTSPTPGHMAIPRPHPDLSTIKRDVVTIPDVTVSSMSGIVVDMLEQVDESVILGYLEELVGFGPRVTGTPACVAAAGWIYNEFQNMGLSVRYHNWSNGGYTSKNVEATIYGMESEDEIYIICGHYDTVSGSPGADDDGSGVVAVMTAAYIMSQYVFNYTIRFVTFSGEEQGLLGSEVYAQQAAAQGENIVGVLNADMIGFALSAYDGSNLKVYEDTASEWLYTFTNNVKNQYNDYIHLNLLHSGYTWGSDHNSFWDYGYCALFYHEYNFNDYYHSPEDTIENMNITYATKVTRIMLATLAELAHPSYPSNPPAVPTITGPINGVINQEYTYTVVTTDPDDDDVYYYIDWGDGTNSGWLGPYTSGAPIQSSHTWLGLGSYQVRVKAKDINAAQSTWSEPLVVTIFGNAPPNKPTIDGPTNGKIGVTYQYNITATDPDGDQVYLFVSWGDNTNTGWIGPYSSGEVVIVSHKWNRKGTYTISAKARDIWGYESSWATLTVVMPRDQSISQQTSQQNNQLLQMMTKTIKQISNR